The Ferviditalea candida genomic interval TTCAAAGACAGTCCAAGCCACCTAACGGTGGCTCGGAACACTACAAAAGTGACATTTTCTCGGACGAGTTAAGGTGACATTTTCTCAGACGTTTGACACTCATGGCGCGAAACCCATTGACTGAATCGGACACCCGTGATAAAATTCGGTATGTTCTTTACTTTGCTAATATGGTAGCATGGTAGCATACTAAAGCGTTTGATGGTTCGTTCTAAAATAAATCGTTGCATCCTGAGGTGAATAAGGTGTCTCAGCCAAAAGTATTTGAAAAGCCGACCGGCGTCAGGGATTATCTCCCGGAGGCGGTCGCCAAGCTCCGCAGCATTGAGCTTCGCGTGCTGGAATGCATGCAGCGATGGGGCTATCAGCAGATTATGACTCCGACCTTGGAGTATTACGATACGGTGGGAATTGCCAGTTCGACATCGAACAACCGGCTGTTCAAGCTGCTGGACAACAAGGGGACGATGCTGGTGATGCGCTCGGACATGACCGCCCCGATTGCCCGGGTGGTCGCTTCGCTGCTCAAGGACAAACCGTTCCCTGTAAGATTATCGTATCACTCCAACGTGTTTCGCGCAATTGAGGAAGAGGCGGGCCGGGAAGCGGAGTTTTTTCAGACCGGCGTCGAGCTGGTGGGCGACGCTTCGCCGGAAGCCGATGCCGAGATTGTGGCCCTGGCGATTGCTTCCTTGAAAGCGGCGGGTGTGGAGCAATTCAAAATCGCGCTCGGTCATGCCGGATTCCTGAACGGCTTGTTCGACCAAACGCTGCCCGGCCGGCACGAGGAGCAAACGGCGCTCAAAGAATGCCTGCAGAACAGGGACTATGTCGGCTTCCGCTATCACCTGCAGCAGCTGCATTTGGATGATGAGGCCCGGGAGGAGCTGGAGAGCATTCTTCGCCTTCGGGGAGGAGTGGAAATCTGCAGAATGGCGGATAAGATTACCCATGCCGACATGGCGAAGGAGTCGCTGCGCCATCTCTGCGAGGTATGGGAAATTCTCAAAGCCTACAAGGTGGACCGGCATGTGATGATCGACCTGACGATGATTGGAAATTTCGCTTATTATACGGGCATGATTATGGAAGGGTATGCCGAGAACCTGGGATTTCCGGTGCTGAACGGAGGACGTTACGACAATCTGCTTGCCCAGTTTGGACGCCCCGCGCCGGCAACCGGATTTGCGCTCGAAACCAACCGCATTATGCAGGTAGTCAACGGCGGAGTTGAACCGGAGGCTTACCGAGTGCTTGTTCTTTATTCACAGGAAAAAAGGGAAGAAGCGATCCGCACCGCGTTGGAGCTTCGTACCCGTGAAGGTTATATGGTGGAAACGAAGAGCGTGTCCGCCGGGGAGGCAATCGGGGAGACCGGATTGTCGGAGGGCGAACGGGTTGCCTACGAAGGACAGCTGTATGATGATATTATTCAGTTTACGGAATAGGAGGTGCGGCGAAAATGACACAGGATCTGTTGAGGGTGGCCATGCCCAAAGGGCGCATATATAAACAAGCCTCAAAGCTGTTCCGGGAAGCGGGAATCCCGATTCCCGACGATTTCGACGACTCCCGCAAGCTGATTATTCCTTTTCCCGAAGCGGGAATGGAATTCATCATGGCCAAGCCCGTCGATGTGCCGACCTATGTGGAATACGGCACCGCGGACATCGGAGTGGTCGGCAAGGACGTGCTGATCGAGGAAAACCGTAGGGTCTATGAGCTGCTTGACTTGAATATCGCCCGCTGCCGGATGTCCGTGATCGGCCTGCCGGACTGGAAGCCCGTGCTTCATCCGCGGGTGGCGACCAAATATCCGAATGCGGCATCCCGGTATTTTCGTGAAAAAGGCCAGCAGGTGGAAGTGATCAAGCTGAACGGGTCGATTGAATTGGCTCCGCTGATCGGGCTTGCCGACCGGATCGTGGACATGGTGGAAACCGGGCAGACCTTGAAGGAGAACGGTCTGGTGGAGCTGGAGCAGATCCACTCGATTACCAGCCGCCTGATCGCCAACCGGGTCAGCTACCGGATGAAGAACGACCGGATCCAGGAAATTTGCGACCGTCTGCAGCAGGTCGTTTCGGTTGCGACATGATTGCGTGAGGTTGATTTGAGATGATGTGAGATTGACTGGATGGAGATCGGCGATGG includes:
- a CDS encoding ATP phosphoribosyltransferase regulatory subunit, whose protein sequence is MSQPKVFEKPTGVRDYLPEAVAKLRSIELRVLECMQRWGYQQIMTPTLEYYDTVGIASSTSNNRLFKLLDNKGTMLVMRSDMTAPIARVVASLLKDKPFPVRLSYHSNVFRAIEEEAGREAEFFQTGVELVGDASPEADAEIVALAIASLKAAGVEQFKIALGHAGFLNGLFDQTLPGRHEEQTALKECLQNRDYVGFRYHLQQLHLDDEAREELESILRLRGGVEICRMADKITHADMAKESLRHLCEVWEILKAYKVDRHVMIDLTMIGNFAYYTGMIMEGYAENLGFPVLNGGRYDNLLAQFGRPAPATGFALETNRIMQVVNGGVEPEAYRVLVLYSQEKREEAIRTALELRTREGYMVETKSVSAGEAIGETGLSEGERVAYEGQLYDDIIQFTE
- the hisG gene encoding ATP phosphoribosyltransferase, which codes for MTQDLLRVAMPKGRIYKQASKLFREAGIPIPDDFDDSRKLIIPFPEAGMEFIMAKPVDVPTYVEYGTADIGVVGKDVLIEENRRVYELLDLNIARCRMSVIGLPDWKPVLHPRVATKYPNAASRYFREKGQQVEVIKLNGSIELAPLIGLADRIVDMVETGQTLKENGLVELEQIHSITSRLIANRVSYRMKNDRIQEICDRLQQVVSVAT